Proteins encoded together in one Lathyrus oleraceus cultivar Zhongwan6 chromosome 5, CAAS_Psat_ZW6_1.0, whole genome shotgun sequence window:
- the LOC127083978 gene encoding jasmonate-induced oxygenase 2 has product MLKSQTEWPEPIIRVQSLSEGCIDSIPDRYIKPPTDRPFVNSCSSYDNDDDINIPIIDLGGLYGNDSDVRASIMNQISDACRDWGFFQIVNHGVSHDLMDKARETWREFFHMPMEVKQQYANSPTTYEGYGSRLGVEKGAILDWSDYYFMHYLPFTLKDYNKWPSSPPSCREVFDEYGEELVKLSGRLMKILSKNLGLEEKVVENAFGGEEVGACMRVNFYPKCPRPELTLGLSSHSDPGGMTMLLPDDQVAGLQVRKFDNWITVNPAKHAFIVNIGDQIQVLSNAVYKSVEHRVIVNSDKERVSLAFFYNPKSDIPIEPLKQLLTPETPALYPPMTFDEYRLFIRMRGPRGKSQVESMKSPR; this is encoded by the exons ATGTTGAAAAGCCAAACAGAATGGCCTGAGCCAATAATCAGAGTTCAATCTTTATCTGAAGGATGCATAGATTCAATTCCTGATAGATATATCAAGCCTCCAACTGATAGGCCATTTGTAAACTCTTGTTCTTCTtatgataatgatgatgatatcAATATCCCTATCATCGACCTAGGAGGTTTATATGGCAATGATTCCGATGTTCGAGCTTCGATAATGAATCAAATTTCCGATGCTTGTCGTGATTGGGGTTTCTTCCAAATCGTAAACCATGGAGTGAGTCATGATTTGATGGATAAAGCTAGAGAAACATGGCGCGAATTCTTTCACATGCCTATGGAGGTTAAGCAACAATATGCAAACTCTCCGACAACGTATGAAGGGTATGGGAGTAGACTTGGTGTTGAGAAAGGTGCTATTCTTGATTGGAGTGATTACTATTTTATGCACTATCTTCCCTTTACACTTAAGGATTACAACAAATGGCCTTCTTCTCCTCCGTCTTGCAG GGAAGTTTTTGACGAGTACGGTGAAGAGTTAGTGAAACTAAGTGGGAGATTAATGAAGATATTGTCGAAAAACCTTGGATTAGAAGAAAAAGTAGTTGAAAATGCATTTGGGGGAGAAGAGGTAGGGGCATGCATGAGAGTGAATTTTTATCCGAAATGTCCAAGGCCAGAATTGACATTAGGTTTATCATCACACTCAGACCCAGGAGGGATGACTATGTTGCTTCCAGATGATCAAGTGGCAGGTCTTCAAGTTCGAAAATTTGATAATTGGATTACGGTCAATCCTGCTAAACATGCCTTCATCGTCAACATTGGTGACCAAATACAG GTTCTAAGCAATGCAGTGTACAAGAGTGTGGAGCACAGAGTGATTGTGAATTCAGACAAAGAGAGAGTTTCTCTTGCTTTCTTCTATAACCCCAAAAGTGATATACCCATTGAGCCATTAAAACAGCTTCTAACTCCTGAAACACCTGCACTCTATCCACCAATGACCTTTGATGAATACCGACTCTTCATTAGAATGAGAGGACCTCGTGGCAAATCTCAAGTTGAATCCATGAAATCTCCTAGATAA